CACTGCTTCAAGCGCTTGGGCGAGCGGGTCATGGCACGAACGTTTGAGCGTCAGGTGGTTGAGCTGCATGTCCGAGTTGCGCTGCTGAACCGGTTCAGCCAGCTTGGACGGCCTGAAACCGTCGCGGTGGCGGCTGTGGCATGAGTGCGCCTGGGGCTGGGGTCATAACGCGCTCGATTCGGTTTGTGCAACAAAGCCATCGCCAATGACAATTCCCTCGTTATTCACATTCAGCATTTATCCTCCCGTATCGGGGAGGGAATGTACTGCGCAAGTGAAATGGTTTTCGTGAAAAATCGTTAACGCGGCTGTATTGCGCTAGATGTGGAGGTATGTGGTGCTGATGCCATCACTGCACGCATGCTGTGAGCTGCTCAGGCTTGCTCGCAGCTATTCATCCCATGCGCGCAAAATGCCCCGATGAAAGCTCCCCCCAGACTCCAGTCCCTCATCGAGGAAGGCCTCATCGACACCGTGGTGCGCCAGCTCATGAGCGGCAAGGAAGCCATGGTGTACGTGGTGCGCTGCGGCGACGAAACGCGCTGCGCCAAGATCTACAAGGAGGCCACGCACCGCAGCTTCCGGCAGGCGGTGGACTACACCGAGAACCGCCGGGTCAAGAACTCCCGCTCGGCCCGTGCGATGGCCAAGGGCAGCAAGTTCGGCCGGCAAGCGCAGGAGGCCGCGTGGCAGAGCGCCGAGGTCGATGCGCTCTACCGCCTGGCGGCCGCCGGCGTGCGGGTGCCGCAGCCGTTCAACTTCCACGAGGGCGTGCTGCTCATGGAGCTGGTGACCGACGCGCACGGCGATGCGGCGCCGCGACTGAACGACGTGGCGTTCACGCCCGAGCAGGCCCGGGCGCACCATGCCACGCTGATCGCCGAGGTGGTGCGCATGCTGTGCGCGGGCGTGGTGCACGGGGACTTGTCCGAGTTCAACATCCTGCTCGCCCACCTGCCTGGCGCCGGTGCGGACGAAGGTGCCGAGGGCCCGGTCATCATCGACCTGCCCCAGGCCGTGGATGCGGCGGGCAACAACCATGCGCCACGCATGCTGCTGCGCGACGTGGCCAACCTGCGCGATTTCTTCGGCCAGTTCGCGCCCGAGTTGCGGGCCACCGAATACGGCCCCGAGATCTGGACCCTGTACCAGAGCGGCCAACTCACGAACGAGACCCCGCTCACCGGCCGCTACGAGCGCCGCCATGCGGATGTGGACCTGCAGGCGGTGATGCGCGAGATCGACGATGCGCGGGCCGAGGATGCGGCGCGCCGGCTGCGCATGGCGGGCGGGTAGCGGCAAGGGCGCGCGCGGGGCGGGGCTCACAAACCTTCACAAAACAGGCGCACGCGCACGGGGGTTGCCCTGCAAAATCGTCGACCGGGCGAAATGGCCGGACCTCCCAGGCGCGCGCCGCCGTGGGGGCCGCCGCCGAGCCCGCGCACGGCCCTGCCGTGCCTTGGCGATGACACCACCGGAGCCGCACCCATGAACCCAGCCACCTGCGCGATCTGCGGCCAGCCCCTGGACGATGCGGCCGAGGGCGCCTACGGCGACTGGGTCGCCTTTGCCGACCACGACAACCACACACTGCCCGAGCCTGGAAGCCGGGCGCCCGGTCTGGCCTATTTTTGTGCGGAGCACCTGGCCCTGGCCCGTGAGCGCGCCGCATGGCGTTG
This region of Acidovorax sp. GBBC 1281 genomic DNA includes:
- a CDS encoding PA4780 family RIO1-like protein kinase → MKAPPRLQSLIEEGLIDTVVRQLMSGKEAMVYVVRCGDETRCAKIYKEATHRSFRQAVDYTENRRVKNSRSARAMAKGSKFGRQAQEAAWQSAEVDALYRLAAAGVRVPQPFNFHEGVLLMELVTDAHGDAAPRLNDVAFTPEQARAHHATLIAEVVRMLCAGVVHGDLSEFNILLAHLPGAGADEGAEGPVIIDLPQAVDAAGNNHAPRMLLRDVANLRDFFGQFAPELRATEYGPEIWTLYQSGQLTNETPLTGRYERRHADVDLQAVMREIDDARAEDAARRLRMAGG